The following coding sequences are from one Candidatus Paceibacterota bacterium window:
- the map gene encoding type I methionyl aminopeptidase, translated as MIQLKTPAEIKELREGGGRLAQILSTLAEEIGPGVTTSSINEHAHVLAEKHGGTPAFFKYQPSGAPRPYPAALCVSVNDVIVHGIPNERDYTLQEGDIVTIDMGLVYNDLITDSAVTLGVGKIDPSAEDLLRVTRESLEHGIQAAEQGATTGDIGSAIETFVRPHGYALSRGLAGHGVGHEVHEEPFVPNTGTPGHGERLEAGLVIAIEPMLTMGTDDISTDSDGFTIRTADGSLSAHFEHTIAITENGPEVLTRVPDTTE; from the coding sequence ATGATTCAACTAAAAACACCTGCCGAGATCAAAGAACTGCGCGAAGGAGGAGGGCGGCTCGCTCAAATTTTATCGACGCTCGCCGAAGAAATAGGGCCGGGAGTAACTACGTCGTCCATTAATGAGCATGCTCATGTTCTCGCCGAAAAGCATGGCGGTACGCCGGCGTTTTTCAAGTACCAACCTTCGGGTGCCCCTCGTCCGTATCCGGCCGCGTTGTGTGTATCCGTCAACGACGTGATCGTTCACGGCATACCCAATGAGAGGGATTACACTCTTCAAGAAGGAGATATTGTAACTATTGATATGGGGCTGGTATATAATGATCTGATCACCGACTCAGCAGTAACGTTGGGTGTGGGAAAGATCGACCCGAGTGCCGAAGATCTTTTGCGGGTGACGCGGGAATCACTGGAGCATGGTATTCAGGCGGCGGAGCAAGGCGCAACAACCGGTGATATCGGTAGCGCGATCGAGACATTCGTGCGCCCCCATGGCTACGCACTCTCGCGTGGTCTGGCCGGCCACGGTGTCGGCCACGAGGTGCATGAAGAGCCGTTTGTGCCAAACACCGGTACGCCGGGGCACGGCGAGCGCCTTGAGGCGGGACTCGTGATCGCGATCGAGCCAATGCTCACAATGGGTACGGATGATATCTCAACCGACAGCGACGGCTTTACTATACGAACTGCTGACGGATCTCTTTCAGCTCATTTTGAACACACTATTGCTATAACTGAGAACGGTCCGGAGGTGCTGACCCGAGTGCCTGACACAACAGAATAA
- the pyrH gene encoding UMP kinase has translation MSSESETIVISLGGSLIAPDTVDSDFVRQFVDLVSSFTDQGKRFFIITGGGKVARRYQEALSHIRSVENTELDWIGIHATRLNAQFLKMAFGDRAHSDILFDPEKEIVRPNEPITIGAGWKPGWSTDYVAVQFAKKFGARRVLNLSNVEYVYDKDPNEHADAVKIEKTDWARFRTLLPTTWDPGLSAPFDPIAAKAAEEFDLEVGILNGRIENVRDYFEGNNFVGTVIRNDGRV, from the coding sequence ATGTCATCAGAATCTGAAACAATTGTCATTTCACTCGGAGGATCACTCATTGCTCCTGACACTGTCGATTCAGATTTTGTGAGGCAATTTGTAGATCTCGTTTCATCGTTTACTGATCAGGGTAAACGATTTTTTATTATCACCGGTGGGGGAAAGGTTGCGCGACGGTATCAAGAGGCTTTGTCCCACATTCGGAGTGTAGAAAATACAGAATTGGACTGGATAGGTATTCACGCTACACGTCTCAATGCGCAGTTCCTCAAAATGGCGTTTGGTGACCGGGCACACTCGGATATACTGTTCGATCCGGAAAAGGAGATTGTACGGCCGAATGAACCGATCACGATCGGTGCCGGCTGGAAGCCGGGCTGGAGTACGGACTATGTTGCAGTCCAGTTCGCTAAGAAGTTCGGCGCCAGAAGAGTATTGAACCTTTCAAATGTTGAGTATGTATATGATAAGGATCCAAATGAGCATGCTGATGCGGTAAAGATAGAGAAGACAGACTGGGCCCGGTTCCGCACCCTTTTGCCGACTACGTGGGACCCCGGTCTCAGCGCGCCGTTTGACCCCATTGCCGCAAAAGCAGCAGAAGAATTTGACCTTGAAGTAGGCATTTTAAACGGTCGGATCGAGAATGTACGTGATTACTTCGAAGGTAACAATTTCGTCGGCACGGTGATTCGAAACGATGGACGTGTGTAA
- a CDS encoding nucleoside monophosphate kinase — protein MDPQTFIFAGPSGSGKGTQVELLREALSKADDRKQFHFYTGDHFRAYMKNQADTLAAQISTEINSVGGLQPPFLAIWLWAEELVKNFTGEEHLIIDGTPRTITEAQALDSAMKFYKRKKPQIILIDVSVEEAKRRLLERARTDDTEEGISNRLSWYESEVKPAIDIYREDDYYQFHEINGEQSVEEVHQELMGSLALV, from the coding sequence ATGGACCCACAAACGTTTATTTTTGCCGGCCCGTCCGGAAGCGGTAAAGGAACACAGGTAGAGTTGCTCAGAGAAGCTCTTTCAAAGGCAGACGATCGAAAGCAGTTTCACTTTTATACCGGCGACCACTTCCGAGCGTACATGAAAAACCAGGCAGATACCTTGGCTGCTCAAATCTCGACCGAGATAAACAGCGTAGGCGGACTCCAACCTCCATTTCTAGCTATTTGGCTTTGGGCAGAGGAGTTGGTAAAGAATTTCACTGGCGAAGAGCATTTGATAATCGATGGAACACCACGAACAATAACTGAGGCTCAGGCACTTGATTCAGCCATGAAGTTTTATAAGAGGAAAAAACCTCAAATTATTCTTATCGATGTAAGTGTCGAAGAAGCAAAGCGACGGCTTCTGGAGCGGGCGCGCACTGACGACACCGAAGAGGGCATCTCTAATCGTTTGAGCTGGTACGAAAGCGAAGTTAAGCCGGCCATTGATATTTATCGGGAAGATGACTATTATCAGTTCCATGAGATCAACGGTGAACAATCAGTAGAGGAGGTTCACCAGGAGTTAATGGGATCACTAGCGCTTGTCTAA
- the secY gene encoding preprotein translocase subunit SecY — protein sequence MQTFFTKIRLIFEDTTLRGKVLFTLGILILFRILATIPIPGIDARQLENLFSNNQFLGLLNIFSGGGLANLSIVMLGLGPYITASIIMQLMTVMSPKVKQLYHEEGDAGRRKFGQYTRTLTVPLAFIQSFGFLTLLSNQGVVQGLGTFDTVTNVIVITAGSLLLMWLGELITEYGVGNGVSLLIFAGIIAALPGAVGDLYQTFDTTQLPMYIGFAIAAFAVILAVVIVTEAERPVPITYAKQVRGMKTYGGVSTYLPLRLNQAGVIPIIFALSILLFPQMIFNFLAGVNNLFIANIAQQGLELMEIGWLYAAFYFLLVIGFTYFYTAITFDPDKIATNLQKSGAFVPGIRPGQATAQYVGSIVTRLTLVSAMFLGVVAVLPLALQSATGNPMFAIGGTALLIVVSVVVDMVKRMDAQVSIRQY from the coding sequence ATGCAAACCTTTTTTACAAAAATCCGTCTCATCTTTGAAGACACAACTCTGCGCGGCAAAGTTCTCTTTACGCTCGGTATTCTTATTTTATTTCGAATATTGGCTACTATCCCGATCCCGGGTATTGACGCTAGGCAGTTAGAGAATCTTTTCTCCAATAACCAATTCCTCGGACTTCTCAATATATTTTCAGGAGGTGGACTGGCGAACCTCTCTATTGTAATGCTTGGACTTGGTCCATACATTACTGCATCTATCATCATGCAGTTGATGACCGTGATGTCGCCCAAGGTAAAGCAGCTGTATCACGAAGAAGGTGACGCCGGAAGACGCAAGTTTGGTCAATACACACGAACACTGACTGTGCCGCTGGCGTTCATTCAGTCTTTTGGATTTTTAACACTCCTTTCAAACCAAGGAGTTGTTCAAGGTCTCGGCACGTTTGACACGGTCACAAACGTGATCGTTATTACCGCTGGATCGCTATTGCTGATGTGGCTGGGTGAGTTGATCACTGAGTACGGAGTTGGTAACGGTGTATCTCTTCTGATCTTCGCCGGTATTATCGCCGCCCTTCCGGGTGCTGTTGGCGATCTGTACCAAACGTTTGATACCACTCAGTTGCCGATGTACATTGGCTTCGCTATTGCCGCGTTCGCGGTCATATTAGCGGTAGTGATCGTAACCGAAGCCGAGCGGCCGGTGCCGATCACGTACGCGAAGCAGGTGCGCGGCATGAAAACATACGGCGGTGTTTCAACATATCTACCGCTTCGGTTAAATCAGGCCGGAGTGATCCCGATCATCTTTGCGCTTTCTATCCTGTTGTTCCCGCAGATGATCTTCAACTTTTTGGCCGGAGTGAATAATCTATTTATCGCTAATATTGCCCAGCAAGGTCTTGAGCTTATGGAGATCGGTTGGTTGTACGCGGCGTTCTATTTCCTTTTGGTGATCGGTTTTACGTACTTCTACACTGCTATAACTTTCGATCCTGATAAGATTGCGACTAATCTTCAGAAATCAGGAGCGTTTGTGCCGGGCATTCGACCCGGACAGGCAACCGCCCAGTATGTCGGGTCTATTGTGACACGACTGACGCTGGTGAGTGCAATGTTTTTGGGTGTTGTTGCGGTATTGCCACTGGCACTGCAGTCTGCAACCGGCAACCCTATGTTTGCGATCGGTGGTACGGCACTGCTTATTGTCGTGTCGGTTGTCGTTGATATGGTGAAGAGAATGGATGCCCAAGTAAGTATTAGACAGTATTAG